The Pseudomonas sp. DG56-2 genome contains a region encoding:
- a CDS encoding DUF58 domain-containing protein: protein MPTPTVDTLPADGFVYASLAQLMALEHRVGGLSFVSRQPLSSILAGGHASRLRGRGLSFDELRRYIPGDDLRHLDWRASLRYGKPFVRTFTEERDRPTWLLVDQRMNMFFGSQRAFKSVVAAELAALSAWMAFHAGDRVGGLVFDDQGIRQVRPLRSRSRIEALCAQIIRSNRALSATGPDSENELQLDAALRSCIALAGHDALVCIISDFAGVSAQTLQLLRQLSAHNDVIAMQVYDPLALRLPEQGRITVTQGERQVELQVDRRQVNRPLTEFLGGRLQEVAELLRRSQIPVLMISTGEEPLLQVRRELGRLSGAAR from the coding sequence ATGCCAACGCCAACTGTCGATACCTTGCCGGCCGACGGCTTCGTCTATGCATCGCTGGCGCAATTGATGGCGCTGGAGCATCGAGTCGGCGGCCTGAGCTTTGTTTCCAGGCAGCCGCTGTCGAGTATTCTTGCCGGTGGTCATGCCTCGCGCCTGCGCGGACGCGGCCTGAGCTTCGATGAACTGCGTCGTTACATCCCCGGAGACGACCTTCGCCATTTGGACTGGCGTGCCTCGCTGCGCTACGGCAAACCCTTTGTGCGCACATTCACCGAGGAACGTGACCGTCCGACCTGGCTGCTGGTGGACCAGCGCATGAACATGTTCTTCGGTTCGCAGCGCGCCTTCAAGTCGGTGGTGGCGGCAGAGTTGGCGGCGCTGTCGGCATGGATGGCGTTTCATGCCGGTGATCGGGTAGGGGGCCTGGTGTTCGACGACCAGGGCATCCGCCAAGTGCGTCCATTGCGCAGCCGCAGTCGCATAGAAGCGTTGTGCGCGCAGATCATTCGCAGCAATCGGGCATTGTCTGCGACCGGGCCGGATAGCGAAAACGAGTTGCAACTGGACGCCGCCTTGCGCAGTTGCATCGCCTTGGCCGGGCATGATGCGCTGGTGTGCATCATCAGCGACTTTGCCGGGGTGTCGGCGCAGACCTTACAGCTGTTGCGCCAGCTCAGCGCGCACAATGATGTGATCGCCATGCAGGTCTACGACCCACTGGCGTTGCGCCTGCCGGAGCAGGGACGCATTACCGTGACCCAGGGCGAACGGCAAGTGGAACTGCAGGTAGACCGCCGCCAGGTCAACCGGCCGCTGACCGAGTTTCTCGGCGGACGCCTGCAGGAAGTCGCCGAACTGCTGCGGCGCAGCCAGATCCCGGTGCTGATGATCAGTACCGGCGAAGAACCCTTGCTGCAGGTGCGCCGCGAACTGGGGCGCTTGTCTGGGGCCGCGCGGTGA
- a CDS encoding MoxR family ATPase has product MTIREEIAALEARVAEQVLGQAETIRHVLLGLLANGHVLLESLPGLAKTRTVKALATHLDAKMRRIQFTPDLLPSDITGGEILQQTAEGNQIKFQPGPLFGNVILADEINRAPAKVQAALLEAMEERQITVAGQSYAMPPLFMVMATQNPIEQEGTYPLPEAQMDRFLMKLQLDYPRVEDEALVLRLVRREEQQGRDSVQAPEQLAQEVVFAARAEVAGVHVSEAIDRYVVDLVNATRHAHDYDPDLARWIRIGASPRGGISLDRVARAHAWLAGSDFVSPDDVRAVAHPVLRHRLQLSYDAIAEAVTADQVIDRLLDRVAIPA; this is encoded by the coding sequence GTGACCATACGCGAGGAAATAGCTGCCCTGGAGGCCAGAGTCGCCGAGCAGGTATTAGGTCAGGCCGAGACCATTCGCCATGTGTTGCTGGGCTTGCTGGCCAATGGGCACGTGCTACTGGAAAGCCTGCCGGGCCTGGCCAAGACCCGTACGGTGAAGGCACTGGCCACGCACCTGGACGCAAAAATGCGCCGTATCCAGTTCACCCCGGACCTGTTGCCCTCGGACATTACCGGTGGCGAAATTCTCCAGCAGACTGCCGAAGGCAACCAGATCAAGTTCCAGCCGGGACCGCTGTTTGGCAACGTGATTCTCGCCGACGAAATCAACCGCGCGCCGGCCAAGGTCCAGGCCGCTTTGCTTGAAGCGATGGAGGAGCGGCAGATTACCGTCGCCGGGCAGAGCTATGCCATGCCGCCGCTGTTCATGGTCATGGCCACCCAGAACCCCATCGAGCAGGAAGGCACCTACCCGCTGCCCGAAGCGCAGATGGACCGTTTCCTGATGAAATTGCAGTTGGACTACCCCCGCGTCGAAGACGAAGCGTTGGTCTTGCGCCTGGTGCGCCGCGAGGAGCAGCAGGGGCGCGACAGCGTGCAGGCGCCTGAGCAACTGGCCCAGGAGGTAGTGTTTGCCGCGCGGGCCGAAGTCGCCGGGGTGCATGTTTCAGAAGCCATAGACCGCTACGTGGTCGACTTGGTCAACGCAACCCGCCATGCGCATGACTATGATCCCGATCTGGCACGCTGGATCCGCATCGGCGCCAGTCCACGTGGGGGCATCAGCCTCGACCGCGTGGCACGTGCGCATGCCTGGCTTGCCGGCAGTGACTTCGTCTCCCCGGACGACGTGCGTGCGGTGGCACATCCAGTTCTACGCCATCGATTGCAACTCTCCTACGACGCCATTGCCGAGGCGGTGACAGCCGATCAGGTGATCGACCGGCTGCTCGATCGTGTAGCGATCCCGGCCTGA
- a CDS encoding tetratricopeptide repeat protein, giving the protein MRDASASNVLGNFNNARFDEAGVKARFFRKNQGFFVNIEGEDGKPADFEIRQTFGHYPLQQYLVSLPRGRLQALTIAWDSRAKAQGGQRWFSLYPGQRFAPNDPLHWTGRYQNWNGMCADCHSTRLLKNYNDQDDSFATTWQEKNVGCQSCHGPGKAHVDWAKTAKPGEAPGPAKDLGLAVDYKALGSQGQVEQCAFCHSRRQTLGVGQLPGHPQLDQSLPATLRSGLYHADGQIDGEVYEYGSFTQSKMYAAGVGCSDCHNPHTAKVKIEGNGLCLQCHNDQPPSQRFPSLQAKNYDSEAHHHHKAGTPGAQCVECHMPTKTYMVVDPRRDHSLRIPRPDLAGKTASPDACTRCHQGQTPEWAASAIDGWFGARKRPAHYGESFHAVRSGEGVALSQLGAILADPGKPAIVRATAAEQMADLGPQSIISLGWALKDSSPVVRAYAISGFASVPAAQRLQPLLPLLQDPTLAVRDEALRVLADVPADQLPEQVRDSFKGALANYEQRLRSNADLPGGRLNLAVLLSRQGRDGEAMEQYRQALRIDPYFVPARVNLVTMVSAAQQLDEAEQLLRDGVALDKMPAVDHGNLAYMLALLLVERGKQDEALQWMETAAQALPGNSRIRYNQGLLLSRLNRRDEAVSALRSGLQQSPDDPDLLYSLIYLHALAGERSDAFEYVKRMRQVAPDDPRLQAIEPYWKTQ; this is encoded by the coding sequence ATGCGTGATGCCAGTGCCAGCAATGTGCTGGGCAATTTCAACAACGCCCGCTTCGATGAAGCGGGGGTCAAGGCGCGTTTCTTTCGCAAGAACCAGGGTTTCTTCGTCAATATCGAAGGCGAGGATGGCAAGCCGGCCGACTTCGAAATTCGCCAAACCTTTGGCCATTACCCGCTGCAGCAATACTTGGTTTCGCTGCCACGCGGGCGCTTGCAGGCCTTGACCATTGCCTGGGACAGTCGTGCCAAGGCGCAAGGCGGACAACGCTGGTTTTCCCTGTATCCCGGGCAACGCTTTGCGCCCAATGACCCTTTGCACTGGACCGGCCGCTATCAGAACTGGAACGGCATGTGCGCCGACTGCCACTCCACTCGCCTGTTGAAAAACTACAACGACCAGGACGACAGTTTCGCTACGACCTGGCAGGAGAAAAACGTCGGTTGCCAGAGCTGTCATGGGCCCGGCAAAGCCCATGTCGACTGGGCGAAGACAGCAAAGCCCGGTGAGGCGCCTGGTCCTGCCAAGGACCTTGGCTTGGCGGTGGACTACAAGGCGCTGGGGAGCCAGGGGCAGGTAGAGCAGTGCGCTTTCTGCCACAGCCGGCGGCAAACCCTGGGCGTCGGCCAGTTACCCGGACATCCACAACTGGACCAGAGCCTGCCGGCCACTCTGCGCAGCGGCCTGTACCATGCAGACGGCCAGATCGACGGCGAAGTCTATGAATATGGCTCATTCACCCAAAGCAAAATGTACGCCGCCGGGGTGGGTTGCAGCGATTGCCACAATCCTCACACTGCCAAGGTGAAGATCGAGGGTAACGGCCTGTGCCTGCAGTGCCACAACGATCAGCCGCCATCGCAGCGCTTTCCAAGCCTGCAGGCCAAGAACTACGACAGTGAAGCGCACCATCACCACAAAGCGGGCACACCGGGGGCGCAATGCGTCGAGTGCCACATGCCGACCAAGACCTATATGGTGGTCGATCCACGGCGTGATCACAGCTTGCGCATCCCGCGCCCGGATTTGGCCGGCAAGACTGCCAGTCCCGACGCGTGTACCCGTTGTCACCAGGGGCAGACGCCGGAATGGGCCGCTAGCGCTATTGATGGCTGGTTCGGCGCGCGCAAGCGTCCTGCGCATTATGGTGAGAGCTTTCACGCGGTGCGCAGCGGTGAAGGCGTGGCGCTCAGTCAGCTTGGCGCCATTCTGGCCGACCCGGGCAAACCTGCCATCGTGCGCGCCACCGCTGCCGAGCAGATGGCCGACCTTGGCCCGCAGTCGATAATCAGCCTTGGCTGGGCATTGAAGGACAGCAGCCCTGTGGTGCGCGCCTATGCGATCTCCGGTTTCGCCAGTGTACCTGCGGCGCAGCGCCTGCAGCCGCTACTGCCTTTGCTTCAGGACCCAACCCTGGCGGTACGCGATGAAGCGCTCCGGGTACTTGCCGATGTACCGGCAGACCAACTGCCCGAGCAGGTGCGGGACAGCTTCAAGGGCGCGCTGGCCAATTACGAGCAGCGCCTGCGCAGCAATGCCGACTTGCCTGGTGGGCGTCTGAACCTTGCTGTGCTGTTGAGTCGCCAAGGCCGCGACGGCGAAGCGATGGAGCAGTATCGCCAGGCGTTGCGGATCGACCCGTATTTCGTTCCGGCGCGGGTCAATCTGGTCACCATGGTCAGCGCTGCGCAGCAACTCGACGAAGCAGAACAACTGCTGCGCGACGGCGTTGCCCTGGACAAGATGCCTGCCGTTGACCATGGCAACCTGGCCTACATGCTGGCGCTGTTGCTGGTCGAGCGGGGCAAGCAAGACGAAGCGTTGCAGTGGATGGAGACCGCGGCCCAGGCGTTACCGGGCAACTCGCGGATTCGCTACAACCAGGGCCTGTTGCTGTCGCGACTCAACCGTCGTGACGAAGCGGTCAGCGCCTTGCGCAGTGGCCTGCAGCAGTCGCCGGATGACCCCGACCTGCTGTACTCGCTGATTTACCTGCATGCCTTGGCCGGTGAGCGAAGCGATGCCTTCGAGTACGTCAAACGCATGCGTCAGGTGGCGCCCGATGATCCGCGGCTGCAGGCGATCGAGCCATATTGGAAGACTCAGTAG
- a CDS encoding enoyl-CoA hydratase/isomerase family protein, with translation MTAHAQMATDASILAQVRNHIGHLTLNRPAGLNAITLDMVRSLQQQLDAWANDPQVHAVVLRGEGPKGFCAGGDIRSLYDSYKSGDTLHRDFFIEEYALDLTIHHYRKPILALMDGFTLGGGMGLAQGAELRIVTERSRLAMPEVAIGYFPDVGGSYFLSRVPGELGTYLGVSGVQIQAADALYCGLADWYVDSSKLALLDERLDTLTFSEHPLKDLQGILAKLGTQALEDAPLAKLRPAIDHFFALSDVSSIVEQLRSVTVADSHDWALKTADLLETRSPLGMAVTLQMLRRGRELSLEDCFKMELHLDQQWFDHGDLIEGVRALIIDKDKQPRWNPPTLAGLSRTRVDQFFEGL, from the coding sequence ATGACCGCGCACGCTCAAATGGCAACTGACGCCTCCATACTGGCCCAGGTTCGCAACCACATCGGTCACTTGACCCTCAACCGTCCCGCCGGCCTCAACGCCATTACCCTGGATATGGTCCGCAGCCTCCAGCAACAGCTTGATGCCTGGGCCAATGACCCTCAAGTACACGCCGTCGTCCTGCGTGGCGAAGGCCCCAAGGGCTTCTGCGCCGGGGGTGACATCCGGTCGCTGTACGACAGCTACAAGAGCGGCGACACCCTGCATCGGGATTTCTTCATCGAAGAATACGCCCTCGACCTGACCATCCACCATTACCGCAAACCCATCCTGGCCTTGATGGACGGCTTTACCCTAGGCGGCGGCATGGGCCTGGCACAAGGCGCAGAACTGCGCATTGTCACCGAACGCAGTCGCCTGGCCATGCCGGAAGTCGCCATCGGTTATTTCCCCGATGTCGGCGGCAGCTATTTCCTCTCCCGCGTACCCGGCGAACTGGGCACCTACCTGGGCGTCAGCGGTGTTCAGATCCAAGCTGCCGATGCATTGTACTGCGGCCTGGCCGACTGGTATGTCGACAGCAGCAAGCTGGCCTTGCTTGATGAGCGACTGGACACCCTGACGTTCAGCGAACATCCGCTCAAGGACTTGCAAGGCATACTGGCGAAACTTGGCACCCAGGCATTGGAGGATGCACCGCTGGCCAAACTGCGCCCGGCCATCGATCACTTCTTTGCCCTGTCGGACGTCAGCAGTATCGTGGAACAACTACGCAGCGTAACTGTTGCCGATAGCCACGACTGGGCGCTGAAAACTGCTGACCTGCTGGAAACCCGCTCGCCGCTGGGCATGGCGGTCACCCTGCAAATGCTGCGTCGTGGCCGCGAACTGAGCCTTGAAGACTGCTTCAAGATGGAACTGCACCTGGACCAGCAATGGTTCGACCATGGTGACCTGATCGAGGGCGTTCGTGCCCTGATAATCGACAAGGACAAGCAGCCGCGCTGGAACCCTCCGACCCTCGCAGGCTTGAGCCGTACGCGCGTGGATCAATTCTTCGAAGGCCTGTGA
- a CDS encoding acyl-CoA dehydrogenase family protein, with protein MQDLELTEEQIMIRDMARDFARGEIAPHAQAWEKAGWIDDEVVKKMGELGLLGMVVPDQWGGSYTDYVAYALAVEEIAAGDGATGALMSIHNSVGCGPLLAYGNAQQQQTWLERLASGEVIGCFCLTEPQAGSEAHNLRTRAELQGDHWVINGAKQFVSNARRAGLAIVFAVTDPDLGKKGISAFLVPTDNEGFVVDRSEHKMGIRASDTCAVTLNNCRIPATNMLGERGKGLAIALSNLEGGRIGIAAQALGIARAAFEAALAYSRDRIQFGKPINEHQSIANLLADMQVQINAARLLILHAARLRSAGKPCLSEASQAKLFASEMAERVCSKAIQVHGGYGYLEDYPVERYYRDARITQIYEGSSEIQRMLIARELKHYPL; from the coding sequence ATGCAAGACCTGGAACTGACTGAAGAACAGATCATGATCCGCGACATGGCCCGCGACTTCGCCCGTGGCGAAATCGCGCCGCACGCCCAAGCTTGGGAAAAGGCTGGCTGGATCGACGATGAAGTGGTCAAGAAAATGGGCGAACTGGGCCTGCTCGGCATGGTGGTGCCCGATCAATGGGGTGGCAGCTATACCGACTACGTCGCCTACGCCCTGGCGGTGGAGGAAATCGCTGCCGGCGATGGTGCTACCGGCGCCTTGATGAGCATCCACAACTCGGTGGGTTGCGGCCCGTTGTTGGCCTACGGCAATGCTCAACAGCAACAAACCTGGCTGGAACGTCTGGCGAGCGGCGAAGTGATCGGCTGCTTCTGTTTGACCGAACCGCAGGCCGGTTCAGAAGCGCACAATTTGCGCACCCGTGCCGAACTACAGGGTGATCACTGGGTCATCAATGGCGCTAAACAGTTTGTCAGCAACGCCCGTCGTGCCGGCCTGGCCATTGTCTTTGCGGTGACCGACCCGGACCTTGGCAAGAAAGGTATTTCCGCATTCCTGGTGCCTACCGACAACGAAGGTTTTGTGGTTGACCGCAGCGAACACAAAATGGGCATCCGCGCCTCGGACACCTGCGCAGTCACCTTGAACAACTGCCGCATTCCTGCCACCAATATGCTCGGTGAGCGTGGCAAGGGCCTGGCTATTGCCCTGTCCAACCTCGAAGGTGGCCGTATCGGCATCGCCGCCCAGGCACTGGGGATCGCCCGCGCTGCGTTCGAAGCGGCACTGGCGTATTCGCGTGATCGCATCCAATTCGGCAAACCGATCAATGAACACCAGAGCATTGCCAACCTGCTGGCCGACATGCAGGTTCAGATCAACGCTGCACGCTTACTGATTCTTCATGCCGCGCGCCTGCGCAGCGCCGGCAAACCCTGCCTGAGCGAAGCCTCGCAAGCCAAGTTGTTCGCCTCGGAAATGGCTGAGCGGGTGTGCTCCAAGGCGATCCAGGTGCATGGTGGCTATGGCTACCTTGAGGACTACCCGGTCGAGCGATACTACCGCGATGCTCGGATCACCCAGATCTACGAAGGCTCCAGCGAAATCCAGCGCATGCTGATCGCCCGCGAACTCAAGCACTACCCCCTGTAA
- a CDS encoding 3-deoxy-7-phosphoheptulonate synthase — translation MQSSSLALPLTQPQAANSAVSQRLPSPHLLKQQMPLSTALAHQVDHHRQAVRAILEGRDPRLLVIVGPCSIHDPRSALEYADRLAALNAAVSDQLLLVMRAYVEKPRTTVGWKGLTYDPHLDGSDDMHAGIALSRGLMLGMLERGLPIATELLQPMAAGYFDDLLSWAAIGARTTESQIHREMVSGLALPVGFKNGTDGGVAIASDAMRSAAHAHRHFGMDTQGYPAIIETLGNPDTHLVLRGGHQGPNYDRASVAAARQGLIKAGLAPRIMVDCSHANSGKDPLRQPAVFDDVLRQRLDGDRSIIGMMLEGHLFDGCQALGKGALEYGVSITDGCLGWDATQALLRQGAASLRNISQEKSALIR, via the coding sequence ATGCAATCGTCTTCGCTCGCTCTGCCCCTGACCCAACCTCAAGCTGCCAACTCCGCTGTCAGCCAACGCCTGCCCAGCCCGCACTTGCTCAAGCAGCAAATGCCGCTCAGTACCGCCCTCGCCCATCAGGTCGATCACCATCGCCAGGCCGTCCGCGCCATTCTCGAAGGCCGTGACCCACGCCTGCTGGTCATTGTCGGCCCATGCTCTATCCATGACCCGCGCTCAGCCCTGGAATACGCCGACCGTCTCGCTGCCCTCAACGCAGCGGTCAGCGATCAACTGCTGCTGGTCATGCGCGCCTACGTTGAAAAGCCGCGCACCACTGTTGGCTGGAAAGGACTGACCTACGACCCACACCTGGATGGTAGCGACGACATGCACGCGGGCATCGCACTGTCGCGTGGGTTGATGCTGGGCATGCTTGAGCGCGGCCTGCCGATTGCCACTGAACTGCTGCAGCCGATGGCGGCCGGCTACTTCGATGACCTGCTTAGCTGGGCGGCCATCGGCGCGCGTACTACCGAGTCGCAGATTCACCGTGAGATGGTCAGTGGCCTGGCGCTTCCTGTGGGCTTCAAGAACGGCACCGACGGTGGCGTTGCCATCGCCAGCGACGCAATGCGCAGCGCGGCCCATGCACACCGCCACTTCGGCATGGATACCCAAGGCTACCCGGCGATTATCGAAACCCTGGGCAACCCGGACACCCACCTGGTACTTCGCGGTGGTCACCAAGGGCCGAACTACGACCGAGCCAGCGTGGCAGCGGCTCGCCAAGGGCTGATCAAGGCCGGGCTGGCCCCGCGGATCATGGTCGACTGCAGCCATGCCAACAGCGGCAAGGACCCCTTGCGCCAACCAGCGGTGTTCGACGATGTGTTGCGTCAGCGCCTCGATGGCGATCGTTCGATTATCGGCATGATGCTCGAAGGGCACTTGTTCGATGGTTGCCAGGCACTGGGCAAAGGAGCGCTTGAGTACGGTGTCTCCATCACCGATGGCTGCCTGGGATGGGACGCCACACAAGCGCTGTTGCGTCAGGGTGCGGCATCTCTGCGCAACATTTCCCAGGAAAAATCGGCGCTAATCCGGTAG
- a CDS encoding peptidylprolyl isomerase, with translation MAKATARHILVATEDKCNELKAQIEAGADFAEVAKANSTCPSSRQGGDLGSFGPGQMVKEFDTVVFSAPVNTVQGPVKTQFGYHLLEVTSRQD, from the coding sequence ATGGCCAAAGCCACTGCCCGTCACATCCTGGTTGCCACTGAAGACAAGTGCAATGAACTGAAGGCTCAGATCGAAGCCGGTGCCGATTTCGCTGAAGTCGCCAAAGCCAACTCCACCTGCCCATCCAGCCGTCAGGGCGGCGACCTGGGCTCCTTTGGCCCAGGCCAGATGGTCAAGGAGTTCGACACCGTCGTCTTCAGCGCTCCGGTCAACACTGTGCAAGGCCCGGTGAAAACCCAGTTCGGTTATCACCTGCTGGAAGTAACCAGCCGCCAGGACTGA
- a CDS encoding extracellular solute-binding protein, which produces MLALALAWSQAALSAPGHALTVYGESPRYPASFQHFAYANPDAPKGGSLRRSAIEIGQFDHILPYIDKGIGIAEVDGWLYAPLAVRSQDEPYTVYGLIARQLERDPDGRWLRFYLDPRARFADGQAIRAEDVRYTFELLMREGNLKYRTQFADVERVEIEGPRQIRFRFKSNQSRTLPLDLATLPVLPEHWWKDRDFANGGGFEAPLGSGPYRIGRIDNGRSVTFERDPHWWGRDLPVNRGRYNFDHLTIEYFGDTEVARQVLRGGGFDYNREFSATGYSIGYNSPALSDGRLQRAHLAKDAPQTAQGFVFNLQRPVFKDRRVRQALALLWDFEWSNRQMMRNMYIRQQSFFANSALAARALPDAQELKLLEPLRGQVPDEVFSQVFLAPRTDGSGLIRDKQLQALELLSAAGWKPEGDQLVNAQGEPLAFTFLNGQAGFERLLLPWKRNLAQIGISMDIRRIDASQYVNRLMARDYDLIVTGYPVSPSPGLELYNFFGSAAANDPGSNNYMALQDPAVDQLLDGLVKAESKADMLRHAHALDRVLSWNYYWIPNYYPPGSSTVWWNRFGLPKVQPSNDEGLDSWWEVSPTALTNAQMAERLKEQP; this is translated from the coding sequence ATGCTTGCTCTGGCCCTGGCCTGGAGCCAAGCTGCGTTGTCAGCCCCTGGGCATGCCCTGACTGTTTATGGCGAGTCGCCTCGCTATCCTGCCTCCTTCCAGCACTTCGCCTACGCCAATCCCGACGCCCCCAAAGGCGGCAGCCTACGCCGCTCGGCGATCGAGATCGGCCAGTTCGACCATATCCTGCCTTATATCGACAAGGGCATCGGCATTGCCGAGGTCGATGGCTGGCTGTATGCCCCCCTTGCCGTGCGTTCCCAGGACGAGCCCTACACTGTGTATGGGCTGATTGCCCGCCAGCTTGAACGGGACCCCGATGGTCGCTGGCTACGTTTTTATCTGGACCCGCGTGCACGCTTTGCCGATGGCCAAGCCATTCGCGCCGAGGACGTACGCTACACATTTGAGCTGCTGATGCGTGAGGGCAATCTCAAATATCGCACGCAGTTTGCCGATGTCGAACGGGTGGAGATCGAAGGCCCCCGGCAAATTCGTTTTCGCTTCAAGAGCAATCAAAGCCGAACCCTGCCTTTGGATCTGGCTACCTTGCCAGTGCTGCCTGAACACTGGTGGAAAGACCGAGACTTCGCCAACGGCGGCGGTTTTGAAGCACCGCTGGGCAGCGGCCCGTACCGAATCGGCCGGATCGACAATGGCCGCAGCGTGACTTTCGAGCGCGATCCGCACTGGTGGGGACGCGATCTGCCGGTAAACCGTGGACGCTACAACTTCGACCACCTCACCATCGAGTATTTCGGTGATACCGAAGTCGCACGCCAGGTGCTGCGAGGCGGTGGCTTCGACTACAACCGCGAGTTCTCGGCGACGGGTTACTCGATCGGCTACAACAGCCCCGCGCTGAGCGACGGCCGCCTGCAGCGCGCCCATTTGGCCAAGGACGCACCACAGACCGCCCAGGGCTTTGTGTTCAATCTGCAGCGGCCGGTGTTCAAAGACCGTCGCGTGCGCCAGGCACTGGCCCTGCTGTGGGACTTCGAGTGGAGTAACCGGCAGATGATGCGCAACATGTACATCCGCCAACAGAGCTTTTTTGCCAACAGCGCTCTGGCGGCTCGTGCCTTGCCGGATGCCCAGGAGCTCAAGCTGCTTGAACCGTTGCGCGGGCAGGTCCCGGATGAAGTCTTCAGCCAGGTATTTCTGGCCCCTCGCACCGACGGCTCCGGGCTGATTCGCGACAAGCAGTTGCAAGCCCTTGAACTGCTGAGCGCTGCAGGCTGGAAGCCGGAGGGCGATCAACTGGTCAACGCCCAGGGCGAGCCACTGGCATTTACCTTTCTCAACGGCCAGGCCGGTTTCGAGCGTCTGTTGCTGCCATGGAAGCGCAATCTGGCGCAGATCGGCATCAGCATGGACATCCGCCGGATCGACGCCTCGCAGTACGTCAACCGCCTCATGGCTCGGGACTACGACTTGATCGTTACCGGCTACCCGGTGTCGCCTTCTCCGGGCCTTGAACTGTACAACTTCTTTGGTTCGGCAGCGGCCAACGACCCAGGCTCGAACAACTACATGGCGCTCCAGGACCCGGCGGTGGACCAATTGCTCGACGGCCTGGTCAAGGCCGAAAGCAAAGCCGACATGCTCCGTCACGCCCACGCCCTGGATCGGGTACTGAGCTGGAATTACTACTGGATTCCCAATTATTACCCACCAGGCTCCTCGACGGTGTGGTGGAACCGCTTTGGCCTGCCCAAGGTACAGCCGAGCAACGATGAAGGCCTGGACAGCTGGTGGGAAGTCAGCCCGACGGCGTTGACCAACGCGCAGATGGCCGAGCGTCTCAAGGAGCAGCCATGA